In Aricia agestis chromosome 16, ilAriAges1.1, whole genome shotgun sequence, one genomic interval encodes:
- the LOC121735047 gene encoding histone-lysine N-methyltransferase set-17-like gives MSKKRRINLRQTARVNYYEPEEPNLDEYVFCSECGDFVYEYCSIHGPLLVIPDDKVPLNPDVPSFVPRAALTIPHVFLHLNYSSIPGAGLGVFTTLTLPRGVRFGPYRGSKSDKIKSSYCWQIRDANNRPCHVMDASDANNSNWMRYVNCSRHWFEQNLVAYQYRGQIYYRTIKIIPRFTELMVFYGSEFACELGIDLKKYNAPSTYAQKLGTQKTTQDDVKKTTIPVNSTQLVAISKEDISVEDKLKTIDGKIQENTVNLTHEEKDLEKIHNLFHLGRADKADLGRAATLNSSLP, from the exons ATG AGTAAAAAACGTCGGATCAACTTAAGACAAACTGCTCGTGTAAACTATTATGAACCAGAAGAGCCGAATTTGGATGAGTATGTTT tttGCTCTGAATGTGGTGATTTTGTTTATGAATATTGCTCAATTCATGGTCCACTGCTCGTGATTCCTGATGATAAG GTACCCTTAAACCCTGATGTTCCATCCTTCGTCCCTCGTGCGGCCCTCACCATTCCTCATGTGTTCCTCCACCTCAACTATTCCAGTATTCCAG GTGCCGGTCTTGGTGTCTTCACAACCTTAACGCTGCCGCGCGGCGTCCGGTTTGGTCCCTACAGGGGAAGCAAGAGTGACAAAATTAAGTCTTCGTATTGTTGGCAG ATCCGGGATGCCAATAACCGGCCATGCCACGTCATGGACGCTTCGGACGCCAACAACTCCAATTGGATGCGCTATGTCAACTGCTCCAGACATTGGTTCGAGCAGAACCTTGTTGCGTACCAGTACAGAGGACAGATATACTACag AACGATCAAAATTATACCTCGATTCACTGAGTTAATGGTATTTTACGGCAGCGAATTTGCTTGTGAGCTGGGTATAGATCTGAAGAAATACAACGCTCCTAGCACCTATGCCCAGAAACTAG gGACGCAAAAAACAACACAAGATGACGTGAAAAAAACGACTATCCCTGTAAATAGTACACAACTGGTAGCAATATCAAAGGAAGACATATCAGTAgaag ATAAGTTAAAAACAATAGACGGGAAAATTCAAGAAAATACAGTGAACTTAACACATGAAGAAAAGGACCTTGAAAAGATACATAAC CTGTTCCACTTAGGAAGAGCTGACAAAGCTGATCTGGGCAGGGCTGCCACTCTTAACTCCTCCCTCCCCTAG
- the LOC121735076 gene encoding 26S proteasome non-ATPase regulatory subunit 8: MASIKDLATLYQNLKTEWAKKPRKLDKCGELLNKIKIAFTQLTFLPSNNTTANQKELILARDVLEIGAQWAVATKDVKSFERYMSQLKCYYFDYKDHLPESAFMYQLLGLNLLFLLSQNRVAEFHTELERLSVDVIRADPYVRHPLALEQYLMEGSYNKIFLAKDNVPAESYTLFMDTLLDTVRGEIAACIEKAYLCISCTEAARRLNLPSQQAVLEYGQKRNWILGADNCYHFNAAEETCAAAAGVFPSSELAEQTIEYAKHLEMIV; encoded by the exons ATGGCTTCAATTAAAGATTTAGCTACTCTTTACCAAAATTTAAAGACCGAGTGGGCTAAAAAACCACGTAAGCTCGATAAATGCGGggaacttttaaataaaattaag ATTGCATTCACTCAACTAACCTTCTTACCTAGTAATAACACTACGGCAAACCAGAAAGAGTTGATTCTGGCTCGTGATGTGCTGGAGATCGGAGCACAATGGGCGGTGGCAACCAAGGATGTCAAATCCTTTGAGAGATACATGTCCCAATTGAAATGCTATTATTTTGATTACAA GGACCACCTTCCAGAGTCTGCTTTTATGTACCAGCTTCTGGGTTTGAACCTGCTCTTCCTCCTGTCTCAAAACCGTGTTGCGGAGTTCCACACTGAGCTTGAGAGACTCTCAGTTGATGTGATACGAGCGGACCCTTATGTGAGGCATCCTTTAGCCCTCGAACAATACCTCATGGAGGGCAGCTACAATAAGATATTCCTTGCTAAG GATAATGTACCAGCTGAGAGTTACACCTTGTTCATGGATACTCTCTTGGATACTGTGCGTGGGGAGATAGCCGCTTGTATTGAGAAGGCATACTTATGTATATCTTGCACGGAAGCAGCGAGACGTTTGAACTTGCCGTCACAGCAGGCAGTATTAGAGTATGGGCAAAAG AGAAATTGGATACTCGGTGCTGACAACTGCTACCATTTCAACGCTGCAGAGGAAACCTGCGCTGCTGCAGCCGGTGTCTTCCCATCTTCAGAACTGGCCGAACAGACAATTGAATATGCCAAGCATCTTGAAATGATTGtgtaa
- the LOC121735074 gene encoding nuclear valosin-containing protein-like, which yields MKKNQPRQRTTNDPVIVSRVKNYLAENVDKTFVDVSQMARSLKERYREYSNRSDSAFCQMVENAYKIVLQSYGLDGTTTSEGSEESDLEMLEENNSSLNDQLLAMYKIQDKKRPATTRRTTSKSGEPIDILSSDEDGGAAPKLPKINDQITITPHIPSRNNNSTTIECSAKIQPNQTDKKKKQEVKSTVSRKKTEFTIKNVKVGFEDIGGISDIVTQICDLILHMKHPEVYLQLGIKSPRGALLHGPPGTGKTLLAHAIAGKLQLPLITVTGTELVGGVSGESEERIRELFERAASIAPCVLFIDEIDAVCGNRIHAQKDMEKRMVAQLLASLDSLSENSASVLVLAATNNPDTLDPALRRAGRLEQEITLGIPSLKARKEILSILCKNLVLYEDIDMNVLAQITPGFVGADLQALVNKASTYAVKRIFTEIRSKEKKQVNEVVKPVEAVTIPNGDKVEEPKDDKETNDQVESTTSEEGTQNNASEEQPQEPEKVAEEIIPQPTDKPVDPIEEVMSLLEDNMPYSKDQLNGLAIRQEDFLKALKTTKPCAVREGIVTVPDVTWDDVGSLSQVRKDLQLAVLAPVKYPEQMKRLGLSAPSGVLLCGPPGCGKTLLAKAVANEAGVNFISVKGPELLNMYVGESERAVRTCFRRARNSAPCVIFFDEFDALCPRRSSHDNNGAARVVNQLLTEMDGIESREGVFVLAASNRPDIIDPAVLRPGRLDRIMYVGMPGTEDRYDILQKLTKNGTKPHLGPDVDLQIIANLTEGYTGADLSGLVRIAATNSLTNHISNGTLEGELFVTYEDFRAALSKSKPSVSTKEQLHYEKLRLKYAGGVDDKEMEMETEPTNEESMDTV from the coding sequence ATGAAGAAAAATCAACCAAGGCAAAGAACGACCAACGACCCAGTAATCGTATCGAGGGTAAAAAACTATCTCGCCGAAAATGTCGATAAAACTTTCGTCGATGTTAGCCAAATGGCGCGTTCGTTGAAGGAGCGGTACCGCGAATACAGTAATAGGAGCGACAGCGCGTTTTGCCAAATGGTTGAGAATGCGTACAAAATTGTTCTACAGAGTTACGGACTCGACGGAACGACTACATCGGAGGGCTCAGAGGAGTCGGACTTAGAAATGCTGGAAGAGAACAATAGCTCACTCAACGATCAATTACTGGCCATGTATAAAATACAGGACAAGAAACGACCGGCGACTACCCGAAGAACCACTTCTAAGTCGGGCGAACCCATCGATATATTGAGCAGCGACGAGGATGGCGGTGCTGCCCCGAAACTACCAAAAATCAATGATCAAATAACAATCACTCCCCACATCCCGTCTCGGAATAACAACAGCACGACCATCGAATGCTCAGCTAAAATACAACCTAACCAAACGGACAAGAAGAAAAAGCAGGAAGTAAAAAGTACAGTGTCACGGAAAAAGACAGAATTCACCATTAAAAATGTCAAGGTAGGGTTTGAGGACATTGGTGGTATATCTGATATTGTAACACAGATCTGCGATCTTATATTGCACATGAAGCACCCAGAGGTGTATCTACAGTTGGGTATTAAATCACCGAGAGGCGCCCTGCTCCACGGGCCCCCTGGCACTGGTAAAACATTATTGGCACATGCAATCGCTGGGAAACTACAGTTGCCCCTTATTACTGTTACTGGTACAGAGCTTGTGGGGGGAGTGTCAGGAGAATCCGAGGAAAGAATAAGAGAATTGTTTGAGAGAGCTGCCAGCATTGCGCCTTGTGTTCTGTTCATAGACGAGATAGATGCAGTGTGTGGTAACAGAATACATGCCCAAAAGGACATGGAAAAAAGGATGGTGGCTCAATTACTAGCAAGTTTAGATAGCCTATCAGAAAACAGTGCCTCAGTGTTAGTTTTAGCTGCAACAAACAACCCAGACACTTTGGACCCTGCATTGAGAAGAGCGGGGAGACTGGAGCAAGAGATCACTCTAGGAATTCCATCATTGAAGGCTAGAAAAGAAATACTGTCTATCTTATGTAAGAATTTAGTGCTATATGAAGATATAGACATGAATGTGCTAGCTCAAATCACACCTGGGTTTGTAGGAGCAGATTTGCAAGCGCTTGTCAATAAAGCTAGCACTTATGCTGTGAAAAGAATATTTACAGAAATAAGGTCGAAGGAGAAAAAACAGGTCAATGAAGTTGTAAAGCCGGTAGAAGCTGTGACCATTCCCAATGGTGATAAAGTAGAAGAACCTAAGGATGATAAGGAAACCAATGACCAGGTAGAATCTACAACTTCAGAAGAGGGAACTCAAAATAATGCTTCGGAAGAACAGCCCCAAGAACCAGAGAAAGTTGCAGAAGAAATTATTCCCCAGCCCACTGATAAACCAGTAGATCCAATTGAAGAAGTGATGAGTCTCCTGGAAGATAATATGCCCTACAGTAAAGATCAGTTAAATGGACTAGCAATTAGACAAGAAGATTTTCTGAAAGCTTTAAAAACAACAAAGCCCTGCGCTGTCCGAGAAGGAATTGTAACTGTACCTGATGTTACATGGGATGATGTGGGCTCGTTGAGTCAAGTTCGTAAAGACCTTCAATTAGCTGTACTAGCACCTGTTAAGTATCCTGAACAAATGAAGAGGCTCGGTTTGTCTGCACCGAGTGGAGTGCTCCTCTGTGGACCTCCAGGGTGTGGTAAAACATTACTAGCCAAAGCTGTAGCTAATGAGGCAGGTGTAAACTTCATATCTGTCAAAGGACCAGAGCTGCTGAACATGTATGTTGGTGAAAGTGAGCGTGCAGTACGCACCTGCTTCCGCAGAGCAAGGAATTCCGCTCCATGTGTAATTTTCTTTGATGAATTTGATGCTTTATGTCCAAGACGTAGTTCGCACGACAATAATGGTGCAGCTAGAGTAGTCAACCAGCTGCTCACTGAAATGGATGGAATAGAATCTCGGGAGGGTGTTTTCGTTCTTGCTGCATCCAATCGACCCGACATCATTGATCCGGCCGTCCTGAGACCTGGGCGTCTGGATAGGATCATGTATGTGGGTATGCCAGGCACGGAAGATAGATATGATATCCTACAGAAGCTCACTAAGAATGGCACAAAACCTCACCTTGGTCCTGATGTAGATCTGCAGATAATTGCCAACCTCACTGAAGGCTACACTGGTGCAGATTTGTCAGGCCTAGTTAGAATAGCAGCAACTAATTCTCTCACCAACCATATATCTAATGGAACTTTAGAAGGCGAGCTATTTGTGACATACGAAGATTTCAGAGCCGCTCTGTCCAAATCCAAGCCATCTGTGTCCACCAAGGAACAGTTACATTATGAAAAACTAAGATTGAAGTATGCAGGAGGTGTGGATGACAAAGAAATGGAAATGGAGACTGAACCAACAAATGAAGAATCCATGGATACTGTGTGA